The Nitrospirae bacterium CG2_30_53_67 nucleotide sequence TACGACCCTCGAATGCCACCGTATTTACGAACAGGACCACTTAGACGATTCTGCTTGACAGCATGGCCCCAAAGCTGTTACAGTAGTTTCCATAATCGCTGTTCCTGGATAAAAAACGAAATCATCGTAGAGCCCCGGAATGCATCCGGGGCTTTTTTTATGGAACAAGAAAGAAGGAGTTTATGGATTTCAACGCATTCGAGTTAAACCCCCACGTCGCGGCCGGGGTCAAGGCCGCGGGTTATGCCACACCGACGCCGATCCAGGCGCAGGCTATTCCCAAGGTCATGCAGGGGCGGGACGTCATGGGCCTGGCACAGACCGGAACCGGCAAGACCGCTGCCTTCGTGCTGCCCATTCTGCACCGGTTGATGCAGGGAAGCCGGGGACACGTCCGAGCCCTGGTCGTCGCTCCTACCCGGGAGCTGGCCGAACAGACACACGAGGCCATCGGGAAGCTCGGTCGGGATACCCGCATCCGGAGCGTCACGATTTACGGCGGCGTGAACATCAATCCACAGCTGCAAAAACTGAGAAAGGGCGCTGAGATCGTCGTGGCCTGCCCCGGCAGGCTTCTCGATCACATCGGCCAGGGGACCATTGATCTCAGCCGTCTGGAAGTGCTGGTCCTCGACGAGGCGGACCAGATGTTCGACATGGGTTTTCTGCCGGACATCCGGCGGATCATGAAACACCTCCCCCGGAAGCGGCAGACTCTGCTCTTTTCAGCCACCATGCCCGATGAGATCCGGAGCCTGGCTCAGTCGGTCCTGAACGACCCGGTTACGGTCCAGGTGGGCAAGACCGCCCCGGCGGTCACCGTCAGTCACGCCCTCTACCCGGTCGAACCGCACCTCAAGACGGCCTTGCTGCTTGAGCTTCTGCGCCAAACCGACACCGAGTCGGTGCTGGTGTTCACCCGCACCAAGCACCGCGCTAAGCGTCTGGGGGAACATCTGGCCAAGGCCGGCTACCGGGCCGCCTCGCTGCAGGGTAACCTTTCGCAGTCTCGGCGGCAGGCCGCGCTGGACGGCTTCCGTGACGGCACGTACCAGATCCTGGTGGCGACCGACATCGCGGCGCGCGGGATCGACGTCACCCAGATCTCTCACGTTATCAACTACGACATCCCCAACACCACCGATGCCTATATCCATCGCATCGGCCGGACCGGCCGTGTCGCCCGAAGCGGCGATGCGTACACCCTGGTGAGCGGTGACGATACGAATATGGTGCGGGGCATTGAGCGGATCCTTGGCAGCCCGGTCGACCGCCGAACCGTGGCCGGCTTCGACTACAATGTCCCGGCGCCCAGAAAGAACAACGAGTTTGCCCGCCAGCCCAGGCAGCAGGCTCCGGTCCGAAAAGCAGCCCGGCCGCAGAAGGCCGCCGCACAGAAAAATACTCCTGCACAGATAAGAACCGGGAAGCCAAAATTTGTCTGGAGAAGCGGGGAGCACCAGCGAGGGCAACGGCTTCGCAACGGAATCAGGCCCTGAGTGTAAATTAGATAAAAAACTTCTTGCTATTTATGATTTAATCTGTATAATGCCTCACGACTGTAGTTTAACATCCTGGCAGGACGTTGTCGGAATCCATTTAAGGCTCTCGCCATTCACCTGTCATGTTCATCGATCACTGACCCATCTTGCTTTCAGTTTCCACTCTGAAATTGCATCAGCACCTATGGTTGGCGAACGATGTGGTTATGCCGGTCATATTTTGTGCTGGCGCCGTCTTTTTTGTCATAGACATCAGGATATCCCTGCGGCCCACACACCAACCGAACCGATTTCCGTGCCGGAGCGAGTGTTTCCGGGCAGGAAACCAAAGGAGCAGAATGTCTTTTTCACATTTTAAGCTTGCATCACCCATACTCAAAGCCGTAAGTCTCTGCGGCTACATCAAGCCCACGCCCATCCAGGAGCAGGCCATCCCCGAGGTTCTGGCCGGGCACGACCTGATCGCCTCGGCCCAGACCGGCACGGGGAAAACCGCGGCATTCGTCCTGCCTGCGCTCCAGCGCCTGAGCGCGCCGTCAACTGCGCAGGCCAAGTCCAGGGGGCCGCGCGTGCTCGTGCTGACGCCCACGCGGGAGCTGGCCAACCAGATTACCGACTCCGTACGCACCTACGGAAAGTTCATGCGCATCCGGAGCGGTGCGATCCTCGGCGGCATGCCGTACTTCGAACAGCAGAGGCTGCTGTCACAGCCTGTGGATATGATCGTGGCCACGCCGGGACGGCTGATCGACCACATGGAAAGGGGCCGCATCAGTTTTTCACGCCTGGAGATCCTTGTCCTTGATGAAGCCGACCGCATGCTCGATATGGGATTCAGCGATGCCGTGTCTGCCATCGCGGCCGCGACCCCCGCCGGCCGCCAGACCCTCATGTTTACCGCCACCTGGGACAGGGCCCTGGAAAAGATGGCCCGGCGCCTGCTCAAAAACGCCGTTCGGGTGGAGATCATCGGGAAGAAAGCAACCCTTGAGCAGATCGAACAGCGTATCCACACCGTGGACGACACGCAGCACAAGAAACGGGTGCTCAGGCGCCTCATTGAGGACAGCAGTATGACCCGGGCGATCATCTTTTCGTCCACGAGGCAGAATGCCGACAGACTGGCGAGTGAACTGCACGACCAGGGTCATGCGGCCGCGGCCCTGCACGGGGACATGAACCAGAATGCCCGCAACCGCACCATCATGAACATGCGCCGAGGCAAGATCAGGCTTCTTGTGGCGACCGACGTGGCCTCTCGAGGGCTCGATTTAACCGACGTCACCCACGTGATCAATTACGACCTGCCGATCAATGCGGAGGATTATGTCCACCGCATCGGCCGGACCGGAAGGGCAGGCGCTTCAGGTATCGCCATCTCTCTGGCTTCATGCCATGAACTCGATGTCCTTCAACGTATCGAACGCTACATCGGCCAGTCCCTGCCTCGGTATGTGATCCCGGGACTGGAACCGAAACGGCCTATGCGCCGATTAACGGAAAACAGAAACAGCCAAGGCTGGGGAAGAGCCGGGAGACAGACCACGGATGACAGACGACCGTATAGAACGGGTGTAAAGAAGGCCACGGATGACGGACGACCGTATAGAAACAGCGGACAGAGGACAGCAACTGATCCATGGAGGACGGTTAGAGCAGAGAAGACTTCCTTATCCCGTCCATTCGGATCCCCATCAAAACGGAAATCAAATGATAAGGAAAGGCCTTTGCGGGATGGAAAATGGAATATGAAAAGGCACGGCATTAAAGCATCGGACTTCGTCAGCACCCAGTCCGGCGGGCAGAAACAATATGCATGATTCCTATGCCGAAAATAAAATAAAAAATAAGCTTGACATCCGAATACGTTTATGGTCTAATTTATTTCATAGTTTAGGTTGTGCAGAGATCGCATCGGAAATCAGATAAATGTAAACCGCACAGACTTGTAAACCTGTGCGGTCTTTTTTGGTAAACGGTAGAAACTGCACATGGGTTTACTGTTTAATGCTTCAAAGACAAAGGAGAAAACATGTCAGAAGGCACAGTGAAGTGGTTCAACGACGGCAAGGGTTTTGGTTTCATCGAGCAGAGTGATGGTCCGGATTTATTCGTCCATTTTTCCGCGATTCAGGATGAAGGTTTCAAGACCCTCGAAGAAGGTCAGAAAGTCCGTTTCGACGTGACAGAGGGGCAAAAAGGACCTCAGGCCACCAACGTCATCAAGATGTAAATTTTGAATGAACGTTTCGAACCCGAAGCTCCATGGGAAACCATGGAGCTTTTTTTTTCTGACGGTCTCTCCGGATCGGGAGTCTCCGGACGGATTGACACCCCATACCATTTTGGGGGCCAGCATTCGCCGCCAAAATCTGTGAACCACAGAGTACACAGATGATTTTCTCTGTGTTCTCAAAACGATTGATAAAATAAGGCAAAACCTAATCTTTCAGAAAAGAGTGCACAGAGATGAGAAACTTGTTTAATGTTTTATCTCTATGATCCATCAGTTATTCTGTGCCCTCTGTGGTTTAATGGTGAATTTGGGGTGGCTTCTGCGTTGACAGGGGTTCGCCCCGGTGGTATCTTTTCCGTGTCGTCGGCGGAACCATCTTCACGTTTTTCGTGTTTACAAGCGGATTGTTTCCATGAAAAGAGCCAAGTGCGTCTGTACCATAGGACCGGCATCGGGCAGAGCAGACATTCTCTCTTCCATGATCAGGAATGGGATGGACGTGGCAAGGCTGAATTTTTCTCACGGCGCCCATGAGGAACACAAGAAGTACATCAAGATGATCAGACAAC carries:
- a CDS encoding RNA helicase, with protein sequence MDFNAFELNPHVAAGVKAAGYATPTPIQAQAIPKVMQGRDVMGLAQTGTGKTAAFVLPILHRLMQGSRGHVRALVVAPTRELAEQTHEAIGKLGRDTRIRSVTIYGGVNINPQLQKLRKGAEIVVACPGRLLDHIGQGTIDLSRLEVLVLDEADQMFDMGFLPDIRRIMKHLPRKRQTLLFSATMPDEIRSLAQSVLNDPVTVQVGKTAPAVTVSHALYPVEPHLKTALLLELLRQTDTESVLVFTRTKHRAKRLGEHLAKAGYRAASLQGNLSQSRRQAALDGFRDGTYQILVATDIAARGIDVTQISHVINYDIPNTTDAYIHRIGRTGRVARSGDAYTLVSGDDTNMVRGIERILGSPVDRRTVAGFDYNVPAPRKNNEFARQPRQQAPVRKAARPQKAAAQKNTPAQIRTGKPKFVWRSGEHQRGQRLRNGIRP
- a CDS encoding cold-shock protein; its protein translation is MSEGTVKWFNDGKGFGFIEQSDGPDLFVHFSAIQDEGFKTLEEGQKVRFDVTEGQKGPQATNVIKM